A region from the Campylobacter magnus genome encodes:
- a CDS encoding TatD family hydrolase gives MIIDTHCHLDDESFEADLAAVLERAKDANIEKIIIPGASIKDLPKAVRISEEQKNIFFAVGVHPYHVDEMDESVLRKFAKHEKCVAVGECGLDYYRLPESGTNEYKARQKEVFIAQIKLACELKKPLIVHIRDANEDSLSILKEYEDKLVGGVLHCYNASPILLELSKTFYYGIGGVLTFKNEKKLGAILPQIPKERLLIETDAPYLTPTPHRGERNEPARTIFVRDKMSEILNLSGDEIERITTQNALKLFAI, from the coding sequence ATGATAATAGATACACATTGCCACCTTGATGATGAGAGTTTTGAGGCTGATTTGGCTGCTGTTTTAGAGCGGGCAAAGGATGCAAATATTGAAAAAATCATTATCCCTGGTGCTAGTATTAAAGATTTACCAAAAGCTGTTAGAATAAGCGAGGAGCAAAAAAATATCTTTTTTGCTGTGGGAGTTCATCCATATCATGTTGATGAGATGGATGAGAGTGTTTTAAGAAAGTTTGCAAAGCATGAAAAATGCGTAGCTGTGGGCGAGTGTGGGCTAGACTACTACCGCTTGCCAGAATCTGGCACTAACGAGTATAAAGCACGCCAAAAAGAGGTTTTCATAGCTCAAATCAAGCTAGCTTGTGAGCTAAAAAAGCCACTTATCGTTCATATAAGAGATGCAAACGAAGATAGCCTAAGTATCTTAAAAGAGTATGAAGACAAGCTAGTTGGCGGTGTGCTTCACTGCTATAATGCAAGCCCTATTTTGCTTGAACTCAGCAAGACATTTTATTATGGTATAGGCGGCGTGCTTACTTTTAAAAACGAAAAAAAACTAGGCGCGATTTTGCCTCAAATCCCAAAAGAGCGTTTGCTAATAGAAACTGACGCTCCATATCTAACGCCAACGCCTCACCGTGGAGAGCGAAACGAACCAGCTCGCACGATTTTTGTGCGGGATAAAATGAGCGAAATTTTAAATCTCTCAGGCGATGAGATTGAAAGAATCACCACACAAAACGCTCTAAAACTATTTGCAATTTAA
- the hisB gene encoding imidazoleglycerol-phosphate dehydratase HisB → MVEIKRQTKETNISVKLEVYGKGEAKINTGIGFFDHMLNALAKHSLMDIELSCEGDREIDDHHSVEDCGIALGQAFAKAVYPVSGIERYGDSVLVMDEAAVSAALDISGRAFLVFKAKMKDKIGAFDSELIPEFFTAFAHNAKITLHIKKQRGKNAHHIAEACFKAVAVALRKALAKNERIGMPSTKGCL, encoded by the coding sequence ATGGTAGAAATAAAAAGACAAACAAAAGAGACAAATATCAGCGTAAAACTTGAAGTTTATGGCAAAGGCGAGGCAAAGATAAATACTGGCATAGGCTTTTTTGACCATATGCTAAATGCGCTTGCAAAGCACTCGCTAATGGATATAGAACTAAGCTGCGAGGGTGATAGAGAGATTGATGACCACCACAGCGTAGAGGATTGTGGCATTGCTTTAGGTCAGGCTTTTGCTAAGGCTGTTTATCCAGTCTCAGGTATAGAAAGATACGGCGATAGCGTGCTTGTGATGGATGAAGCAGCAGTATCGGCTGCGCTTGATATTAGCGGGCGAGCGTTTTTAGTTTTTAAAGCCAAGATGAAAGATAAAATCGGTGCTTTTGATAGTGAGCTTATCCCTGAGTTTTTCACAGCTTTTGCGCATAATGCCAAAATCACCCTACACATAAAAAAACAGCGTGGCAAAAACGCTCATCACATAGCAGAGGCGTGTTTTAAGGCTGTGGCTGTAGCACTGCGCAAAGCCCTAGCAAAAAACGAACGCATCGGTATGCCTAGCACAAAGGGCTGTTTGTGA
- the yihA gene encoding ribosome biogenesis GTP-binding protein YihA/YsxC, whose protein sequence is MINIINAKFITSSQNLSQCPDFGLSEVAFLGRSNVGKSSLINALCNQYGLAKSSSTPGKTQLINFFSAEFIDDEKKERSQAVFVDLPGFGYAKVSKSVQQQWRKNLSEFLRGRIHIRAFLHLIDSRHDSLENDENLSEFMAEFIRPDQKILRIYTKADKLNQSGKAKIKAKDKNAILVSAAKKTGINELKEQIFNALYS, encoded by the coding sequence ATGATAAATATTATAAACGCAAAGTTTATAACCTCAAGCCAAAATTTAAGTCAGTGCCCTGATTTTGGACTTAGTGAGGTGGCTTTTTTGGGCCGCTCAAATGTAGGCAAAAGCTCTTTAATAAACGCACTTTGCAATCAGTACGGCCTAGCAAAATCAAGCTCCACGCCTGGCAAAACGCAACTTATTAACTTTTTTAGCGCAGAGTTTATAGATGATGAGAAAAAAGAGCGCTCGCAGGCTGTTTTTGTGGATTTGCCAGGCTTTGGCTATGCTAAGGTTAGCAAAAGCGTGCAACAGCAGTGGCGCAAAAATCTAAGTGAGTTTTTGCGTGGTCGCATACATATAAGGGCTTTTTTGCACCTCATTGACTCTCGTCACGACAGCCTAGAAAATGATGAAAATCTAAGTGAGTTTATGGCTGAGTTTATCCGCCCTGATCAAAAAATCTTGCGTATTTATACCAAGGCTGATAAACTAAATCAAAGCGGTAAAGCAAAAATAAAAGCAAAAGATAAAAACGCAATCTTAGTAAGTGCGGCTAAAAAAACCGGCATAAACGAGCTAAAAGAGCAGATTTTTAACGCACTTTATTCTTAG
- a CDS encoding KdsC family phosphatase: MIKILFLDVDGCLSDGGIYTGTNGELFKRFDVKDGFALQQWNTALGGISAIITGKSSDIVAFRAKELGVKYCFQGVKNKLEKAKEILAFEALSFDEAAVIGDDLNDICLLKAIKNSYAPNDATKEAKSAVKTVLQAKGGYGAVREMIEDVLELNGQKQAWIKGFVG; this comes from the coding sequence GTGATAAAAATACTTTTTTTGGATGTGGATGGCTGCCTTAGCGATGGTGGGATTTATACAGGCACAAATGGCGAGCTTTTTAAACGCTTTGATGTAAAAGACGGCTTTGCCTTGCAGCAGTGGAATACCGCACTTGGCGGCATCTCAGCGATAATCACTGGCAAAAGTAGCGATATAGTAGCATTTCGTGCTAAAGAACTAGGGGTTAAATACTGCTTTCAGGGTGTGAAAAACAAGCTTGAAAAAGCAAAAGAAATCTTAGCTTTTGAAGCACTAAGCTTTGATGAGGCTGCTGTCATCGGCGATGATTTAAACGATATTTGCCTTCTAAAAGCTATAAAAAATAGCTACGCACCAAATGACGCTACAAAAGAGGCAAAAAGTGCTGTAAAAACAGTGCTACAAGCAAAGGGCGGATATGGGGCTGTGCGTGAGATGATAGAAGATGTTTTGGAGCTAAACGGACAAAAGCAGGCGTGGATAAAGGGCTTTGTGGGTTAG
- a CDS encoding amino acid ABC transporter ATP-binding protein encodes MSIKVENLRKSFGDKVIFDNLNLEFASGETTAILGHSGSGKSTLLRSLNLLEIPQSGKLSIKEHSIDFSKKIDSTKIRAIRAHTTMVFQHFNLFAHLTAKENITKPLRLVKKIPTIKADELALALLEKVGLKEYAKHYPAMLSGGQAQRVAIARALAFEPDFLLLDEPTTALDPSLTNEVLKVIEALSKENKSIILVTHNLEFAKSCADKIVLLEQGKVLFDGPKTSFFASNDMKIINFIAGESFI; translated from the coding sequence ATGAGTATAAAAGTAGAGAATTTGCGCAAAAGTTTTGGCGATAAAGTTATTTTTGATAATCTTAATTTGGAGTTTGCGAGTGGAGAGACGACTGCGATTTTAGGTCATTCTGGCAGCGGCAAAAGCACCTTGCTTCGCTCGCTAAACTTGCTTGAGATCCCTCAAAGTGGCAAGCTTAGCATAAAAGAGCATAGCATTGATTTTAGCAAAAAAATTGATAGCACAAAGATTAGGGCTATTAGGGCGCATACGACTATGGTTTTTCAGCATTTTAATCTTTTTGCGCATTTAACAGCTAAAGAGAACATCACAAAGCCTTTGCGCCTAGTAAAAAAAATCCCTACTATCAAAGCAGATGAGCTTGCGCTTGCCTTGCTAGAAAAAGTAGGACTAAAAGAATACGCAAAGCACTATCCAGCAATGCTCTCAGGCGGTCAAGCCCAAAGAGTGGCAATAGCAAGGGCTTTGGCATTTGAGCCTGATTTTTTGCTGCTTGATGAGCCTACTACCGCACTTGATCCTAGCCTTACAAATGAGGTTTTAAAGGTGATTGAAGCACTCTCAAAAGAAAATAAAAGCATAATTTTAGTAACTCACAATCTAGAATTTGCTAAAAGCTGCGCTGATAAAATTGTGTTATTAGAACAAGGCAAGGTGCTTTTTGATGGTCCAAAGACTAGCTTTTTTGCTTCAAATGATATGAAGATAATAAACTTCATAGCAGGCGAGAGCTTTATATAA
- a CDS encoding trans-sulfuration enzyme family protein: MKIQTKLIKAVHTKQNPYSAITTPIFLASTYAQDEINKPGEFEYQRGKNPTTKAFEDSICAVFGASYAHATASGMGAITLALSLLKTGQKVLFCENIYGGTFRYAKQIMENIGIKYELRSDLESLENLSADVGAIYIETPSNPLLNITDIKKIVALAHANNAIVIADNTFMPLFQSPLALGVDVELHSATKFIGGHGDSLGGVVCTNDKALGAKIGSLKNTLGIALAPFDSYLMLRGLKTMKLRFDAQIANTKKILEFLKSHKAVQKLYFAGGASEHERAVHEAQAGGCLGAVLSFEMSEKYCYERFASSLELFDIASSLGGVESLICHPATMSHASYGEQLRAKIGIKDNLLRLAIGCEDGEDLIADLAKAFAKAKKS; encoded by the coding sequence ATGAAAATTCAAACCAAGCTGATAAAAGCAGTTCACACTAAGCAAAATCCATATTCTGCGATAACTACGCCGATTTTTCTAGCTAGCACTTACGCCCAGGATGAGATAAATAAGCCTGGCGAGTTTGAGTATCAGCGTGGCAAAAATCCTACTACAAAAGCCTTTGAAGACAGCATTTGCGCTGTCTTTGGCGCAAGCTACGCTCACGCAACAGCTAGTGGCATGGGAGCGATCACTTTGGCTTTAAGCCTTTTAAAAACAGGGCAAAAGGTGCTGTTTTGTGAAAATATCTATGGCGGGACTTTTCGCTACGCTAAGCAAATTATGGAAAATATAGGGATAAAATACGAACTAAGAAGCGATTTAGAAAGTCTTGAAAACCTTAGTGCTGATGTGGGTGCGATATACATTGAGACGCCCTCAAATCCACTTTTAAACATAACCGATATCAAAAAAATCGTAGCCCTAGCTCACGCAAATAACGCAATAGTCATAGCTGATAATACCTTTATGCCACTTTTTCAAAGTCCTTTGGCTCTTGGGGTGGATGTGGAGTTGCATAGTGCTACGAAGTTTATAGGTGGGCATGGCGACTCTCTTGGTGGCGTGGTGTGTACAAATGACAAAGCCCTTGGCGCAAAGATTGGCTCATTAAAAAACACGCTAGGAATTGCCCTTGCGCCTTTTGATAGCTATCTTATGCTGCGTGGCTTAAAGACCATGAAACTGCGCTTTGATGCGCAAATTGCTAATACAAAGAAAATTCTAGAATTCCTTAAAAGCCATAAGGCAGTCCAAAAACTCTATTTTGCAGGAGGGGCTAGCGAGCACGAAAGGGCTGTGCACGAGGCGCAAGCTGGGGGCTGCTTGGGTGCGGTGCTTAGCTTTGAGATGAGTGAGAAATACTGCTATGAGCGTTTTGCTAGTTCGCTAGAGCTTTTTGATATAGCTTCATCTCTTGGTGGGGTTGAGAGCCTTATTTGTCATCCAGCTACGATGAGCCACGCAAGCTACGGCGAGCAGCTAAGGGCAAAAATCGGCATAAAGGATAATCTACTTCGCCTAGCTATTGGCTGTGAGGATGGGGAGGATCTAATAGCTGATTTAGCTAAGGCCTTTGCTAAGGCAAAAAAGAGCTAG
- the lptA gene encoding lipopolysaccharide transport periplasmic protein LptA, which yields MKKFFLSLAVLAGLMGALGAEQIEITADSFEADENKLIGKLDGNVVIKNGSFDKLTSNHARVLFDEKKQAKKYIASGNAKFWVKLKGKDYDGSGAELTYEPAEQIYTLSGNAYLHEVETDKKLYGAKIVVNKAKGVYSVYGQGKEPVKFIFETEVKK from the coding sequence ATGAAAAAGTTTTTTCTTTCTTTGGCTGTTTTGGCTGGGCTTATGGGCGCTCTTGGTGCTGAGCAGATTGAGATTACAGCTGATAGCTTTGAGGCTGATGAGAACAAGCTTATAGGCAAGCTTGATGGCAATGTTGTAATCAAAAATGGCAGCTTTGATAAGCTAACTTCAAATCACGCAAGAGTGCTTTTTGATGAGAAAAAACAAGCCAAAAAGTATATCGCTAGCGGCAATGCGAAGTTTTGGGTCAAGCTAAAGGGTAAGGACTACGATGGCAGTGGCGCAGAGCTTACTTACGAACCAGCTGAGCAGATTTATACCTTAAGCGGAAATGCTTATTTACACGAGGTAGAAACTGATAAAAAGCTCTATGGCGCAAAAATCGTTGTAAATAAAGCAAAGGGTGTTTATAGCGTTTATGGGCAGGGCAAAGAGCCTGTGAAGTTTATCTTTGAAACTGAAGTGAAAAAATGA
- a CDS encoding amino acid ABC transporter permease, with amino-acid sequence MELFFSSLPPLLLAAIKVSIPLAVISFIFGVGIAVITALARLSNNAILRFIFGFYVWIFRGTPLLVQLFIVFYGLPSVGVTLDVWACATIAFSLNVGAYASESVRAAILAVPKGQVEAAASLNMSSAQIFFHIVAPQAFRIAIPPLSNSFIALVKDTSLAASITMVDMFMVAQRIAARTYEPLLLYVEVALIYLVICTVLSGIQVILERRANVHLKVES; translated from the coding sequence ATGGAATTATTTTTTAGCTCTTTGCCACCCTTGCTTTTAGCAGCGATTAAAGTAAGTATCCCCTTAGCTGTGATTTCTTTTATTTTTGGTGTTGGCATTGCGGTGATTACTGCGCTTGCTAGGCTTTCAAATAACGCTATTTTAAGATTTATTTTTGGCTTTTATGTATGGATTTTTCGTGGCACGCCGCTTTTAGTTCAGCTTTTTATCGTATTTTATGGCTTGCCTAGCGTGGGCGTTACCCTTGATGTGTGGGCGTGTGCGACAATAGCTTTTAGCCTAAATGTAGGTGCGTATGCTAGCGAGAGCGTGAGAGCTGCGATTTTAGCCGTGCCAAAAGGACAGGTAGAAGCAGCCGCTAGCCTAAACATGAGTAGTGCGCAGATTTTCTTTCACATTGTTGCCCCTCAGGCTTTTCGCATAGCTATACCGCCACTTTCAAATAGCTTCATAGCACTTGTTAAAGACACCTCATTAGCAGCCTCAATTACTATGGTTGATATGTTTATGGTAGCCCAGCGCATAGCTGCTCGCACTTACGAGCCACTTTTGCTTTATGTAGAAGTTGCCCTTATTTACCTAGTAATCTGCACGGTTTTAAGCGGAATTCAAGTGATTTTAGAACGCAGAGCAAATGTGCATTTAAAGGTAGAATCATGA
- a CDS encoding DNA repair protein RecN, translating to MISRLFIKNHLSFESCELSFGEGLNVFTGVSGAGKSVLMKALLSAFGLSEATAQVVEVDAFCTLGLDDISDESPNVFKVLKQNSARYFLNSQSISKKNLSSACASFVRFLGAKESGEFENSALLGLVDALVDEKNFAKNKADFASIFKELNSAKAELEKLKTDESHVEELKELASFEINKISQINPKIGELEELSELKKRLSKRDKIEQAWESASGIFEFESAVIRALELCERDSAFFSDAMNELRSAKESLSFEELSDDEIEGVLDRIEALSGLERRYGSIERALEVLASKKAELEKLEKIEFEKTHLQNKVNELSTSANALASELSKARKKALPKLEAKLNEYLEKMYLPALFLELKESTMSELGLDKVEVNLGAVNLKNISSGELNRLRLAFIATSAELGGSRNSRIPTTAKNQTGVLILDEIDANLSGKEAMSIASVLEMLGRSYQIFAISHQPQLSSKAAHHFLIEKKGEISSARELSKAEREHELARMISGEHVSQEAKDFAKKLLD from the coding sequence GTGATAAGTAGGCTTTTTATAAAAAATCATCTTAGCTTTGAGTCTTGCGAGCTTAGTTTTGGCGAGGGGCTAAATGTCTTTACAGGCGTAAGCGGTGCTGGAAAAAGCGTGCTTATGAAGGCTTTGCTCTCAGCCTTTGGGCTTAGTGAGGCGACAGCTCAGGTTGTAGAAGTCGATGCTTTTTGCACGCTAGGGCTTGATGATATTAGCGATGAGAGTCCAAATGTTTTTAAAGTGCTAAAACAAAACTCAGCAAGATACTTTCTAAACTCTCAGTCAATCTCAAAGAAAAATCTAAGCTCAGCTTGCGCTTCTTTTGTTCGTTTTTTGGGAGCAAAAGAGAGTGGCGAGTTTGAAAACAGCGCACTTTTAGGCTTAGTTGATGCTTTGGTGGATGAAAAAAACTTTGCTAAAAATAAGGCTGATTTTGCTAGTATTTTTAAAGAGCTAAATAGCGCAAAAGCTGAGTTAGAAAAGCTTAAAACTGATGAGAGCCATGTAGAAGAGCTAAAAGAGCTAGCTAGCTTTGAGATAAATAAAATCTCACAAATTAACCCAAAAATCGGCGAGCTTGAAGAGCTAAGTGAGCTTAAAAAACGCCTTAGCAAGCGTGATAAAATAGAGCAGGCTTGGGAGAGCGCAAGTGGAATTTTTGAGTTTGAGAGTGCTGTTATTCGTGCCTTGGAGCTGTGTGAGCGTGATAGTGCGTTTTTTAGCGATGCGATGAACGAGCTCCGCTCTGCAAAAGAGAGCTTAAGCTTTGAAGAGCTGAGCGATGATGAGATTGAGGGCGTGCTTGACCGCATTGAAGCTCTTAGTGGCTTAGAGCGTCGCTATGGCAGCATTGAGCGTGCTTTGGAGGTTTTAGCTAGCAAAAAAGCTGAGCTAGAAAAACTAGAAAAAATAGAGTTTGAAAAAACTCATTTACAAAATAAGGTAAATGAGCTGAGTACTAGCGCAAATGCCCTAGCAAGCGAGCTTAGCAAAGCACGCAAAAAAGCCTTGCCAAAACTAGAAGCAAAGCTAAATGAGTATTTAGAAAAAATGTATTTGCCAGCACTTTTTTTGGAGCTAAAAGAATCTACAATGAGTGAGCTAGGGCTTGATAAAGTAGAGGTAAACTTAGGTGCTGTAAATCTAAAAAACATTTCAAGCGGCGAGCTAAATCGCTTGCGCTTAGCCTTTATAGCAACTAGTGCTGAGCTAGGGGGTAGTAGGAATTCTAGAATTCCTACTACGGCAAAAAACCAAACAGGCGTGCTAATCCTAGATGAAATAGATGCAAATTTAAGTGGCAAAGAAGCTATGAGTATAGCATCTGTGCTTGAAATGCTAGGACGAAGCTATCAAATCTTTGCTATTTCACATCAGCCGCAGCTTTCTAGCAAGGCAGCTCATCACTTTTTGATAGAAAAAAAAGGCGAAATTTCAAGTGCAAGAGAGCTTAGTAAAGCTGAGAGAGAACATGAACTAGCTCGCATGATAAGTGGCGAGCATGTAAGCCAAGAAGCAAAAGACTTTGCTAAAAAGCTTTTGGACTAG
- a CDS encoding LPS export ABC transporter periplasmic protein LptC, with the protein MTLKIFYFLIALFSVSVVFGLFDNSYNFGFNKDDVKLANMKALNVKAYELNATNIDAVYEADEVVRYDEHDEIFGFDGFFQNDNLHRLSSDFAIIKDKNVTMKQNAMYQNSDENLTYSSNELIWGEGFLRSNVPFTITQNGDRVSGTSGSYDINNKKLKAKNVKGEFNR; encoded by the coding sequence ATGACACTAAAAATATTTTATTTTCTCATTGCGCTTTTTAGCGTGAGTGTTGTTTTTGGACTTTTTGATAACTCTTATAATTTTGGCTTTAACAAAGATGATGTGAAATTAGCCAATATGAAAGCCCTAAATGTTAAAGCTTACGAGCTAAATGCTACAAATATAGATGCGGTTTATGAAGCAGATGAGGTGGTGCGCTATGATGAGCATGATGAGATTTTTGGCTTTGATGGCTTTTTTCAAAATGATAATCTACACCGCCTAAGCTCGGATTTTGCTATAATCAAAGACAAAAATGTAACTATGAAGCAAAATGCTATGTATCAAAATAGCGATGAAAACCTTACTTACTCATCAAATGAGCTCATTTGGGGCGAGGGTTTTTTGCGCTCAAATGTGCCCTTTACCATCACGCAAAATGGCGATAGAGTAAGTGGGACAAGCGGTAGCTATGATATAAATAACAAAAAATTAAAAGCAAAAAATGTAAAAGGTGAGTTTAATAGATGA
- a CDS encoding NAD(+)/NADH kinase, which produces MNEIDFSSISAVFVTTRDANAQKDNIKNLQAVLNKLGLEMLLQTHSAGILGRSDGLSLDEIFSRTKFVLSLGGDGNYIGACRRFVRYGACVFGVHTGHLGFLTDALLCECETALKEIISGEFVAQRIKLLEADFLDESGKTQKRKLAFNDIAILRKNPTSTAHIDAFLDDFCFNSYYGDGVIVASPMGSTAYNLSAGGAILHPSVKAFSLTPICSHSFSQRPMILGDEHEIEFRSKDDVIVMMDGQDHLDLSGFCGVKIRASKEQITLIHRKNRDYFKILKEKLRWGHQ; this is translated from the coding sequence ATGAATGAAATAGATTTTAGTTCAATATCAGCTGTTTTTGTAACCACAAGAGACGCAAACGCCCAAAAAGACAATATCAAAAACTTACAAGCCGTGTTAAATAAACTTGGCTTAGAAATGCTGCTTCAAACGCATAGCGCAGGGATACTTGGGCGAAGCGATGGACTAAGCTTAGATGAGATTTTTTCTCGCACGAAATTTGTGCTAAGCCTTGGCGGAGATGGCAATTATATCGGTGCTTGCAGGCGTTTTGTGCGTTATGGAGCTTGTGTTTTTGGTGTGCACACAGGACATCTTGGTTTTTTGACTGATGCGCTGCTGTGCGAGTGCGAAACTGCGCTAAAAGAAATCATCTCAGGCGAGTTTGTAGCCCAGCGCATAAAGCTTTTAGAGGCTGATTTTTTGGACGAGAGTGGCAAAACTCAAAAACGCAAACTAGCCTTTAACGACATTGCAATCTTGCGCAAAAATCCTACTAGCACGGCGCATATTGATGCTTTTTTGGACGATTTTTGCTTTAATTCATACTATGGCGATGGTGTGATAGTAGCAAGTCCAATGGGCTCAACAGCCTATAATCTAAGCGCAGGCGGAGCGATACTTCATCCTAGCGTAAAAGCTTTTAGCCTAACGCCAATTTGTTCACATTCTTTTTCACAGCGACCGATGATTTTAGGCGACGAACACGAAATAGAGTTTCGCTCAAAAGACGATGTAATTGTAATGATGGACGGGCAAGACCACTTAGATTTAAGTGGCTTTTGTGGCGTAAAAATAAGAGCTAGCAAAGAGCAAATCACGCTAATTCACCGCAAAAATAGAGATTATTTTAAGATTTTAAAAGAAAAATTGCGTTGGGGGCATCAGTGA
- a CDS encoding transporter substrate-binding domain-containing protein, which produces MKKFLALSFAALTALSAASLDEIKKAGVIKIATEGVYKPYSYHDESNALVGYDVEIARAVAEKIGVKVEFVEAPWDALLASFDAGKSDAMFNQVTIKDERKKKYDFSTPYTAVYPAVVVKEDNNSIKSKVDVKGKKGASSATSVYGTTLSEWGALVQTVSGFNQAVELVLSGRAELLMNDDVTFYDFIKNKKVPLKIAFKGQEPMLSAAIVAKGNTELLSAINVALDELFKDGTIAKISQKYFGKDISK; this is translated from the coding sequence ATGAAAAAGTTTTTAGCACTTTCTTTTGCTGCCCTTACAGCACTTAGCGCAGCTAGCTTAGATGAGATAAAAAAAGCTGGTGTAATAAAAATAGCCACTGAGGGCGTGTATAAGCCGTATTCTTACCACGATGAGAGTAATGCTTTGGTAGGATATGATGTAGAAATCGCAAGAGCTGTGGCAGAAAAAATCGGCGTAAAAGTTGAGTTTGTGGAGGCTCCGTGGGATGCTTTGCTAGCAAGCTTTGATGCTGGTAAAAGTGATGCAATGTTTAATCAAGTAACAATAAAAGATGAGCGTAAGAAAAAATACGATTTTAGCACGCCTTATACAGCTGTTTATCCAGCCGTGGTGGTAAAAGAGGACAATAATAGCATCAAAAGCAAAGTCGATGTAAAAGGCAAAAAGGGCGCAAGCAGTGCAACTAGCGTATATGGTACTACTTTAAGCGAGTGGGGAGCTTTGGTGCAAACTGTTAGCGGCTTTAACCAAGCAGTTGAGCTAGTTCTTTCAGGCAGGGCTGAGCTACTTATGAACGATGATGTTACTTTTTATGACTTTATAAAAAATAAAAAAGTGCCTTTGAAAATCGCTTTTAAAGGGCAGGAGCCAATGCTCTCAGCCGCAATCGTAGCAAAGGGAAATACTGAGCTACTATCTGCTATAAATGTTGCGCTTGATGAGCTATTTAAAGACGGCACCATCGCAAAAATCAGCCAAAAATACTTTGGCAAAGATATTTCAAAATAA
- a CDS encoding lytic transglycosylase domain-containing protein: MKFLSSFLLVCVLCGTASAYFVEHHIDYQKDINILRNLDISSNYIKDLNFVKTKISESKTYKKHLLKAINEQYDNIVILQNILKEQNVPTEILYLAVIESGLKNNSKSRMGAVGIWQLMPRTAKAMGLRVDSKVDERLDPLKSTKAAAKYLSELKEQFGKWYLALIAYNCGDGALRKAIARAGSDDIKDLLDPNKKFVGLETRNFLRKIIITAQIANDLNQIMGSDPRLFNNPNDINIAKINVKDAFKNSAIQKIKSAKK; the protein is encoded by the coding sequence ATGAAGTTTTTATCATCATTTTTACTAGTTTGTGTGCTTTGTGGCACTGCATCTGCGTATTTTGTAGAGCACCACATAGACTATCAAAAAGATATAAACATTTTAAGAAATCTAGATATTAGCTCAAACTACATAAAAGATCTAAACTTTGTAAAAACAAAAATCAGCGAAAGCAAAACCTATAAAAAACATCTTTTAAAAGCAATAAACGAGCAATACGATAATATAGTAATCTTGCAAAATATATTAAAAGAACAAAATGTTCCAACTGAGATTTTATACCTAGCTGTAATCGAAAGTGGACTAAAAAATAACTCAAAATCACGCATGGGCGCAGTTGGTATCTGGCAGCTCATGCCTCGCACTGCAAAGGCTATGGGACTAAGGGTAGATAGTAAAGTGGATGAAAGACTAGATCCACTAAAGAGTACAAAAGCAGCTGCAAAATACCTAAGTGAGCTAAAAGAGCAGTTTGGCAAATGGTATCTAGCACTAATTGCCTATAACTGCGGTGATGGCGCACTTCGCAAGGCCATAGCAAGAGCTGGTAGCGATGATATAAAAGACCTACTAGACCCAAATAAAAAATTTGTAGGCTTAGAGACTAGAAATTTCTTGCGAAAAATCATCATCACAGCACAAATTGCTAATGATCTAAATCAAATCATGGGCTCAGATCCAAGGCTATTTAACAATCCAAATGATATAAATATCGCAAAAATCAATGTCAAAGACGCCTTTAAAAACTCAGCTATCCAAAAAATTAAAAGTGCCAAAAAGTAA